A genome region from Paludisphaera rhizosphaerae includes the following:
- a CDS encoding tyrosine-type recombinase/integrase: protein MSAKPPSYRLHRASGQAIVTIDRRDHYLGKHGTPESKRAYDRLVSEWLANGRRLPDGDVLPIFSLMRRYLEHISGRYESNEPELIKSALRPLFDLYGDTPAAEFGPLALEVVRERIRANGHVRSQVNRRVRAIVRMFRWGVSRQLVPSSTWEALRSLEGLRRGEPGTREGDPVRPVADVDVDAVLPHVSRQVRAMIDLQRLTGARPGEVCIMRTCDVDATGAVWTYTPEHHKTEHHGKRRTIYIGPKAQAVLRPWLRSNGYAYLFSPRHAELERLAMMAEARGGRVQPSQVDRSSAGRMVALGGYYMTEVYRLAIRRAVDTENALRREKDGDKAKLVGMWSPNQLRHSAATKIRRELGIDVAQVILGHSSPAITEIYAEVDEAKAVAAMQRMG, encoded by the coding sequence ATGTCCGCAAAGCCCCCATCCTATCGCTTGCATCGGGCCTCTGGTCAGGCCATCGTGACCATCGATCGGCGAGACCACTACCTCGGGAAACACGGCACGCCGGAGAGCAAGCGAGCTTACGACCGGCTCGTCTCCGAATGGCTGGCCAACGGCCGGCGTCTGCCGGATGGCGACGTTCTCCCAATCTTCTCGCTGATGCGGCGATACCTCGAACACATCAGCGGCCGTTACGAGTCGAACGAGCCGGAGCTCATCAAATCGGCGCTCCGGCCGCTGTTCGATCTTTACGGCGACACGCCAGCGGCCGAGTTCGGGCCGCTGGCGTTGGAGGTCGTGCGCGAACGGATCCGCGCCAACGGCCACGTGCGGAGTCAGGTTAACCGCCGGGTTCGAGCGATCGTCAGGATGTTCCGCTGGGGCGTCTCTCGACAGTTGGTGCCATCGTCGACCTGGGAGGCGTTGCGGTCGCTGGAAGGGCTCAGGCGAGGTGAGCCCGGGACGCGAGAGGGCGACCCCGTGCGGCCTGTGGCTGACGTCGACGTCGACGCCGTGCTGCCTCATGTCAGTCGCCAGGTACGGGCGATGATCGATCTTCAGCGGCTCACAGGTGCCAGGCCCGGCGAAGTCTGCATCATGCGGACGTGTGACGTCGACGCCACGGGAGCCGTGTGGACGTATACGCCGGAGCATCACAAGACCGAGCATCACGGTAAGCGTCGGACGATCTACATCGGGCCGAAGGCGCAGGCGGTGTTACGGCCGTGGCTGAGATCCAACGGCTACGCGTACCTGTTCAGTCCTCGGCATGCAGAACTCGAACGCCTCGCGATGATGGCGGAGGCGAGAGGCGGACGGGTTCAACCTTCCCAGGTCGATCGTTCGTCCGCTGGCCGCATGGTGGCTCTGGGCGGCTATTACATGACTGAGGTCTATCGACTGGCGATCCGTCGAGCCGTCGACACGGAGAACGCCTTGCGTCGCGAGAAGGATGGAGACAAGGCGAAGCTCGTGGGCATGTGGTCGCCGAACCAGCTTCGTCACAGCGCCGCGACGAAGATCCGCCGCGAGCTAGGCATCGACGTCGCGCAAGTGATCCTCGGCCACAGTTCGCCAGCGATCACGGAAATCTACGCCGAGGTCGATGAAGCCAAGGCCGTCGCCGCGATGCAGCGGATGGGGTGA